One Streptomyces sp. ML-6 genomic region harbors:
- a CDS encoding DNA-binding protein, whose protein sequence is MIPRNRPVINEADVARRIGVPLATWRRRDAPGFRSRVPSLLPESRYLVYDLAQAEAYIDGKPIPALPQDEHPEDLLTADEAAAVLGINPGTVRAYAVQGYLSAGTTVYGARLWPRREVNKRRDNPPGQGKGGGRRAGEPQVPRKQHSYEGDPRLRTASEALAAANSAPKSRIAAELAAEHGGTPRTWERLLTAAAALQDGAPEARA, encoded by the coding sequence GTGATCCCCCGTAACCGGCCGGTCATCAACGAAGCCGACGTCGCCCGCCGCATCGGCGTGCCGCTGGCCACCTGGCGCCGCCGCGACGCTCCTGGCTTCCGCAGCCGCGTCCCCAGCCTGCTCCCTGAGAGTCGCTACCTGGTCTACGACCTGGCCCAGGCCGAGGCCTACATCGACGGCAAGCCGATCCCCGCACTGCCGCAGGACGAGCACCCCGAGGACCTGCTCACCGCCGACGAGGCCGCCGCGGTCCTCGGCATCAACCCGGGCACTGTCCGCGCCTACGCCGTTCAGGGCTACCTCTCGGCCGGCACGACCGTCTACGGAGCCCGGCTGTGGCCCCGCCGCGAAGTCAACAAGCGCCGCGACAACCCGCCGGGCCAGGGAAAGGGCGGCGGCCGCCGCGCCGGCGAACCTCAAGTCCCCCGCAAACAGCACTCCTACGAAGGAGACCCGCGGCTCCGTACCGCCAGTGAGGCCCTCGCTGCGGCGAACAGCGCGCCCAAGAGCCGCATCGCCGCCGAACTGGCCGCAGAGCACGGAGGTACACCCCGCACCTGGGAACGGCTCCTCACCGCAGCCGCGGCGCTCCAGGACGGCGCCCCCGAGGCCCGTGCCTGA
- a CDS encoding adenylate kinase has product MKKIALFGPPASGKTTIAKELSASLEIPCTDLDNVLFTENGPLPLDEFRGKAERITRGESWVVEGNYSKLADVVWHRADVLVWLDLPLPLIVRRIVYRSLRQLTGLDASIQAQRLTWKRAFFGRRSLLRTAVRKYRNNRPRYARQVAETAELGVRVVRLRSGREADAWLARQLSGR; this is encoded by the coding sequence ATGAAGAAGATCGCCTTATTCGGCCCTCCTGCGAGCGGGAAAACGACGATCGCGAAAGAACTTTCCGCTTCGCTGGAAATTCCTTGCACTGACCTTGACAATGTGCTGTTCACCGAGAACGGTCCTCTTCCACTCGATGAATTCCGGGGCAAGGCCGAGCGGATCACGCGGGGGGAATCGTGGGTGGTCGAGGGGAATTACTCAAAGCTTGCAGACGTGGTGTGGCACCGGGCGGATGTCCTGGTCTGGCTCGACCTCCCGTTGCCCCTGATCGTGCGCCGGATCGTGTACCGGAGCCTGCGCCAGCTCACCGGCCTGGACGCGAGCATCCAGGCGCAGCGGCTCACGTGGAAGCGTGCCTTCTTCGGGCGGCGGTCCCTGCTGCGCACGGCTGTCCGGAAGTATCGCAACAACCGCCCCCGGTATGCCCGGCAGGTCGCCGAGACGGCCGAGCTGGGCGTCCGTGTCGTACGGCTCCGCAGTGGGCGGGAGGCGGATGCATGGCTCGCGCGGCAGCTCTCGGGACGGTGA
- a CDS encoding DEAD/DEAH box helicase, whose amino-acid sequence MTVMKLRDHQIEAVSAIVRGLDIPPGGIPWNGLRGQVHAACGTGKTIIAAASAKRIVPKGRVLVVVPTLDLLAQTVKAWSSVGHRGPAVMVCSPLEDPELWHLGVRCTTNPVQLALWHATGPVTIYATYASLGVLREAFEGAYGQKLGPVDLACVDEAHRTSGSMGKAWADIHDQTKIPARRRLYLTATPRIWEERLNREVAEGVRDPLPREMAASMDDEKVFGPVLYKLSLASAVSRKLLARYQIIVLELQDPVVTPERLMGEERHTEEVRGQRLGALQAALLHTMEQHNLSTCITFHHRTIEAAAYAEGLERVAERLHADRPEKYPARIWADWLCGEHVPERRREVLRGFGSTARRAVLSNCRVLGEGVDIRAVDSVALLDPKGAPHDIVQAIGRALRQKPGEGKLASLIVPVFLRPDESPEDMFTSGSYRPLVKVLEGLRAHDEEAIELLAIPQEPQKDVVQPSRYLGAAPGDNEEETRLLLRFAAPRDPVMVADWVSFNVIDTERQDWARGWAALRGFVEREGHARVPYEHRERAFPLGRWVAEQRRAFGAGQMAGVRARRLEKLGMAWSAADARFQENLAAARVYYEQHWTLCAPRSAAVLDRPVGQWLSNLRRPGALAGHPEWEAALVALDEDWNPSWPAQWQRHFAALRELVRDEEGPAEVLPGFTVHGMDVGKWLAQQRRPEVWAALVQGQRERLEAVGVTPLPVTVLPEVPAPAPALAEPSMPAESSTAPVSAFERGVAALEQYKARTGSVKVPRAHVEVLPDGSEVKLGVFLSNTKSRRAKLTVDKLVALAGLGLEWAAMEGAA is encoded by the coding sequence ATGACCGTGATGAAGCTGCGTGACCACCAGATCGAGGCCGTGAGCGCGATTGTGCGCGGTCTCGATATCCCGCCGGGCGGTATTCCCTGGAATGGTCTGCGCGGCCAGGTGCACGCCGCGTGCGGAACGGGAAAGACCATCATCGCGGCGGCCTCCGCGAAAAGGATTGTTCCCAAGGGCCGCGTTCTCGTGGTGGTGCCGACCCTCGATCTCCTGGCGCAGACCGTGAAGGCGTGGAGCAGCGTCGGGCACAGAGGGCCGGCGGTCATGGTGTGCTCGCCGCTGGAGGATCCGGAGCTGTGGCACCTGGGAGTGCGGTGCACCACGAACCCCGTGCAGCTGGCGCTGTGGCACGCCACGGGGCCAGTGACCATCTACGCCACCTACGCCTCGCTGGGCGTGCTCAGGGAAGCCTTTGAGGGCGCCTACGGCCAGAAACTCGGCCCGGTGGACCTCGCCTGTGTCGATGAGGCGCACCGGACGTCGGGGTCGATGGGGAAGGCGTGGGCGGACATCCATGACCAGACGAAGATCCCGGCGCGCCGGCGGCTGTATCTGACGGCGACGCCGCGGATCTGGGAGGAGCGGCTGAACCGTGAAGTGGCCGAGGGGGTGCGTGACCCGTTGCCGCGGGAGATGGCGGCCTCGATGGATGACGAGAAGGTCTTCGGGCCGGTCCTCTACAAGCTGTCGCTGGCGTCGGCGGTGTCGCGCAAGTTGCTGGCGCGGTACCAGATCATCGTTCTGGAGCTCCAGGACCCGGTCGTGACGCCGGAGCGGCTGATGGGTGAGGAGCGGCACACCGAGGAGGTCCGCGGGCAGCGCCTGGGTGCCCTCCAGGCTGCGCTGCTGCACACGATGGAGCAGCACAACCTGTCGACGTGCATCACCTTCCACCACCGGACCATAGAGGCCGCGGCGTATGCGGAGGGTCTGGAGCGGGTGGCCGAGCGGCTGCACGCCGACCGGCCCGAGAAGTACCCGGCTCGGATCTGGGCGGACTGGCTGTGCGGTGAGCACGTGCCGGAGCGTCGGCGGGAGGTGCTGCGCGGGTTCGGCTCCACCGCCCGGCGGGCTGTGCTCTCGAACTGCCGCGTCCTGGGTGAGGGCGTGGATATCCGGGCCGTGGACTCGGTGGCCCTGCTGGACCCCAAGGGGGCCCCGCACGACATCGTGCAGGCGATCGGCCGCGCTCTACGTCAGAAGCCCGGTGAAGGAAAGCTCGCTTCCCTGATCGTGCCGGTATTCCTCCGGCCTGACGAAAGCCCGGAGGATATGTTCACCTCTGGTTCGTACCGGCCTTTGGTGAAGGTATTGGAAGGTCTGCGGGCTCACGATGAAGAGGCAATCGAGTTGCTGGCTATTCCGCAGGAGCCGCAGAAGGACGTCGTGCAGCCCTCCAGATACCTCGGTGCTGCGCCTGGTGATAACGAGGAGGAAACCCGGTTGCTGCTCCGTTTCGCGGCTCCCAGGGACCCTGTGATGGTCGCGGACTGGGTCAGCTTCAACGTGATCGACACGGAGCGGCAGGACTGGGCTCGTGGCTGGGCGGCGCTCAGGGGCTTCGTCGAGCGCGAGGGGCACGCCCGGGTGCCGTACGAGCACCGCGAGAGGGCGTTTCCTCTGGGGCGGTGGGTCGCGGAGCAGCGGCGGGCGTTCGGGGCGGGGCAGATGGCCGGGGTGCGTGCCCGGCGGCTGGAGAAGCTGGGCATGGCCTGGTCGGCCGCTGATGCGCGGTTCCAGGAGAATCTGGCGGCGGCGAGGGTGTACTACGAGCAGCACTGGACGCTGTGCGCGCCCCGGTCGGCGGCGGTGCTGGACAGGCCGGTGGGGCAGTGGCTGTCCAACCTGCGCCGTCCCGGCGCGCTGGCCGGGCACCCGGAGTGGGAGGCCGCGCTGGTGGCCCTGGACGAGGACTGGAATCCGTCGTGGCCGGCGCAGTGGCAGCGGCACTTCGCCGCGCTGCGGGAGCTGGTGCGCGACGAGGAAGGGCCGGCGGAGGTTCTGCCCGGGTTCACCGTGCACGGCATGGACGTCGGCAAGTGGCTGGCCCAGCAGCGCAGGCCCGAGGTCTGGGCGGCCCTGGTACAGGGTCAGCGCGAGCGCCTGGAGGCGGTCGGTGTCACCCCGCTCCCGGTGACCGTGCTCCCGGAAGTCCCTGCCCCGGCCCCGGCCCTGGCGGAGCCAAGCATGCCCGCCGAGTCGTCCACGGCGCCTGTGAGCGCCTTCGAGAGGGGCGTGGCGGCCCTGGAGCAGTACAAGGCCCGCACGGGCTCTGTGAAGGTGCCCAGGGCTCACGTGGAGGTGTTGCCGGACGGGTCGGAGGTCAAGCTCGGAGTCTTCCTGTCCAACACCAAGTCCAGGCGCGCGAAGCTGACCGTCGACAAGCTCGTCGCGTTGGCCGGCCTCGGGCTGGAGTGGGCGGCCATGGAAGGAGCGGCGTGA